In Rahnella sikkimica, the following are encoded in one genomic region:
- a CDS encoding YpfN family protein: protein MEWIKDYWWIVLIILIGMFISGMKELRRVDVKKYLKDKPELPPHRDNNAEWDNDDDWPKKK, encoded by the coding sequence ATGGAGTGGATTAAAGATTACTGGTGGATCGTTCTGATCATTCTGATCGGCATGTTTATCAGCGGGATGAAAGAATTACGTCGCGTGGACGTCAAGAAATACCTGAAAGATAAACCTGAACTTCCACCGCATCGCGACAACAATGCCGAGTGGGATAATGACGATGACTGGCCGAAGAAGAAAT